A window of the Halotia branconii CENA392 genome harbors these coding sequences:
- a CDS encoding serine/threonine-protein kinase, with translation MSYCINPLCEQRQNPNDIEKCLFCGTSLLINKRIRLIKPLRDLNENPFSYTEVFEVDDAGTQWNPVRKQRVMKVLKLNSPKLVELIERESISLRLINHPNIPKSTLDDFFTFVPNNSSLTLHCLVMDEMKGQNLEQWIESNGRISQSQALEWLNQLLEILATVHRANFFHRDIKPSNIILQSSGQLALVDFGVARRVTNTYLAKISGSGGDSTSRGGKYEITSVGTPRYCPPEQTDGQAVPQSDFYALGRTFVNLTTGVSLFNLPTDKKTGNLIWRDKAPQIEKPVADLIDQLMALLPGQRPQSTEVILRRLEKLPEQIKNYRLAKSKVVKYSKYALMSLVLIGGVFISIPLVTNYLVTQGRKLEAANNSHGAQETFEWAIRINPQLKPDIAEFYFEKASRNINNHQIARKYYERAIKYNAKDAAAYSNLALVCQRLGDSKCVIENYEKAFQLRPNSWESRYGLGNFYEDQQKYDLAEKEYQLAIKKSDEAVLAVVALSRLKNKNNEHEAAVTLAFQGLKNTKDPDLQAALYKDLGWARLKQNKLSEAKEYLEKAIQLDGRTDAFCLLSQVEEALGEADTARIYIEGCMLAKSTLPEVFIWRQELLDRILKK, from the coding sequence GTGAGCTACTGTATTAATCCCCTATGCGAGCAACGTCAAAATCCTAATGACATTGAAAAATGTCTTTTTTGTGGTACTTCGCTACTGATTAATAAACGCATTCGGTTGATTAAGCCATTAAGAGATCTGAATGAAAATCCATTCAGTTATACTGAAGTTTTTGAAGTGGACGACGCTGGTACTCAATGGAATCCAGTCCGCAAGCAGCGAGTTATGAAAGTTCTGAAGTTGAACTCGCCAAAGCTGGTTGAGTTAATTGAGAGGGAATCTATTAGTCTACGGCTAATTAATCATCCAAATATTCCTAAAAGTACCTTAGATGACTTTTTTACTTTTGTTCCTAATAATAGTTCTTTGACCTTGCATTGCTTGGTTATGGATGAAATGAAGGGACAGAATTTAGAACAATGGATAGAATCTAATGGGCGTATTTCGCAGTCTCAGGCATTAGAATGGCTAAACCAATTACTTGAAATTCTTGCCACAGTACACCGTGCTAATTTTTTTCACAGAGATATAAAACCTTCTAATATAATTCTTCAGTCAAGCGGTCAATTAGCATTGGTAGATTTTGGTGTAGCACGGCGAGTGACTAACACTTATTTAGCCAAAATAAGCGGAAGTGGTGGAGACAGCACGTCTAGAGGAGGAAAGTATGAAATTACATCTGTTGGCACACCTCGCTACTGTCCACCAGAACAAACTGATGGACAAGCAGTACCTCAATCAGATTTTTATGCTTTAGGTAGAACTTTTGTAAATCTGACTACTGGTGTTTCTCTATTTAACCTCCCCACAGATAAAAAAACAGGAAACTTGATTTGGAGAGATAAAGCCCCACAGATTGAGAAACCTGTTGCTGATTTGATTGATCAATTAATGGCTCTTTTACCAGGACAACGTCCGCAAAGTACTGAAGTAATTTTGCGGCGATTAGAAAAACTGCCTGAGCAAATAAAAAATTATAGATTAGCTAAATCTAAAGTAGTTAAATATAGCAAATATGCGTTAATGAGTTTAGTACTTATTGGGGGTGTCTTTATTTCTATACCATTAGTAACTAATTATCTAGTAACTCAAGGACGAAAGTTAGAGGCAGCAAATAATTCTCATGGGGCGCAAGAAACTTTTGAGTGGGCTATTAGAATTAATCCTCAACTTAAACCAGATATTGCAGAGTTTTACTTTGAAAAGGCTTCTCGAAATATAAATAATCATCAAATAGCTAGAAAATATTATGAGCGAGCAATTAAGTACAATGCAAAAGATGCCGCTGCATATAGCAATTTAGCGCTAGTTTGTCAAAGATTAGGAGACTCAAAGTGCGTAATCGAGAACTATGAGAAAGCTTTTCAGCTTAGACCTAATAGTTGGGAATCACGTTACGGATTAGGAAACTTTTATGAAGATCAGCAAAAGTACGATTTAGCCGAGAAAGAATATCAATTAGCTATCAAAAAGAGTGACGAAGCAGTGCTTGCTGTGGTCGCGCTATCAAGGTTGAAAAATAAAAATAACGAACATGAGGCAGCAGTTACTCTAGCTTTCCAAGGATTGAAAAACACTAAAGATCCTGATCTCCAAGCGGCCTTGTATAAAGATTTAGGCTGGGCAAGATTAAAGCAGAATAAGTTAAGCGAGGCTAAGGAATATTTAGAAAAGGCAATTCAATTAGATGGAAGAACAGATGCTTTTTGCTTGCTGTCTCAAGTTGAAGAAGCTTTAGGTGAAGCTGACACTGCTAGAATTTATATAGAAGGGTGTATGTTAGCTAAATCCACTTTACCGGAGGTTTTCATCTGGAGACAAGAGTTGTTAGACCGCATACTTAAAAAATAG
- a CDS encoding tetratricopeptide repeat protein codes for MKNSTKFLVTLCFSFLLIKDTVLLAGVPLVRNKRNLVRCEPSGRIMSPGDKRFEVGSLICDGEKLEVLNGGSIKFLCFSTGEVVGLSSGVLASDKCAKPSSSDSACRIDSRNFCQGTRKGGEAGNNEPTIIYPYHIPTLKPRPEVAWLPVAGATSYEVRFECHEFAWERVVNQTRLAYPLEEKALVSGQTCRIIVFAYKNDNVTSADQSVVYLLPEDEAKRIKDVVEQINQLKLSPDETALDLDAVFISRNLFDETLKELNNVVASGTKNPTIYRVLGDRYFQAGVPDKAKRQYLIALQFLKTNRNPTELRKVQEGLKIVDYYNQLPTSR; via the coding sequence GTGAAAAATAGTACAAAATTTTTAGTAACGCTCTGTTTTAGTTTTCTACTCATAAAAGATACAGTATTACTGGCAGGTGTACCGTTAGTAAGAAATAAAAGGAATCTGGTTCGTTGCGAGCCAAGTGGAAGAATAATGTCTCCGGGTGATAAGCGCTTTGAAGTAGGAAGTTTGATTTGTGATGGAGAAAAGTTAGAAGTTTTGAATGGTGGTAGTATTAAATTTTTATGTTTTAGTACAGGAGAAGTTGTAGGTTTGTCAAGTGGAGTTCTTGCTTCAGATAAATGTGCAAAACCTAGTTCATCTGACTCTGCTTGCCGTATAGATAGCAGAAACTTCTGTCAAGGAACTCGGAAGGGAGGGGAAGCAGGGAATAATGAGCCGACAATTATTTATCCTTATCATATTCCAACATTAAAACCACGTCCTGAAGTCGCTTGGCTTCCTGTTGCGGGTGCTACTTCTTATGAAGTGAGGTTTGAATGTCATGAGTTTGCTTGGGAAAGAGTTGTAAATCAAACGAGATTGGCTTACCCTTTGGAAGAAAAAGCTCTAGTATCTGGACAAACATGTCGAATTATTGTTTTCGCTTACAAAAATGACAATGTTACGAGTGCAGATCAGTCAGTAGTCTATTTGTTGCCAGAGGATGAGGCTAAACGAATTAAAGATGTGGTAGAGCAAATCAATCAACTAAAACTTTCTCCAGATGAAACTGCTCTTGACTTGGATGCTGTATTTATTTCAAGAAACCTTTTTGATGAAACACTTAAAGAGCTAAATAATGTAGTTGCATCAGGCACTAAGAATCCAACTATCTATAGAGTACTTGGCGATCGCTATTTTCAGGCTGGTGTGCCAGATAAAGCGAAGCGCCAATACTTGATAGCACTTCAGTTTTTGAAAACCAATAGAAACCCAACTGAGTTAAGAAAAGTGCAAGAGGGATTGAAAATCGTAGACTATTACAACCAGCTTCCTACCAGCAGATAA
- a CDS encoding CHAT domain-containing protein, with protein sequence MIKWKYCLKYVFLGILSLSIILTQSSLLLAQSAKKETRLQQAELLTQIGKKQLNQGQPAQALDSWQQATKIYHQIKDVEGVSGSLINQNFALQKLGLYSEACKTIVEALSLNDWICDPIPSEPTNDKSSQFTTAIHQLKLTPINLLALQSLGQVLRLIDKLDESKLVLEETLLLSQQTSLENVSDILLLLGNTKQSIYQRSRNEYKWIEEPIFRETIVNLIPQKARESLDIYQFLESKANTPVVKLQAQLNRLNLLLDFDEWLTDKPQLIDTYTKISQQIQPLIKLILQNPSAFSQLSDEQSIQAKLNFANNLSKIQEKLLQSVAVQYATSALETAKNINSERLESESLGTLGKLNSGKSQTYFEKALSLAQSVHAYDIAYEWQQQLADLYQKQGKTEAAIQAYRATIESIAQISDNLLSSNLDTQFFFYEKVEPVYRNYMRLLITQKYPNFERQVIKTNQQLQVAQLEDYLKCGKLDLVALDKIDNLASASAIIHIIDLDDTIQVFAQFPDSSIHYHSADSKVVKNHVNALLNILQNNDLVSNSESLIIPHSQALYKQLIEPFNKSLPSNGTLVFVLDKSFQSLPMGILHNGTDYLFKQYSSSETLGSRVRQPKALSQENLNILTGGISTFAPSFYDPNATQGLQPLPDVEIEIAEVIKQANSSVGLLNKEFNTKRFIQELSKEDFDILHLTTHAQFSSIPRRTGFLTWDQLVNVNQFGTLLKNQAQIHQNAIELLVLSACQTAKGNKMSALGIAGVAAQAGARSIIATLWLVDSKSSVILMDEFYKNIKKGVPKSEALRLAQIALTAIPEYNNPYHWAPYLLVGSWL encoded by the coding sequence ATGATTAAATGGAAGTATTGTCTAAAATATGTTTTTTTAGGCATTCTATCTTTGTCAATCATCCTAACTCAATCATCTCTGCTGCTGGCTCAGTCCGCCAAAAAAGAGACACGCTTACAACAGGCTGAACTATTGACTCAAATAGGTAAAAAGCAATTAAATCAAGGTCAGCCAGCACAGGCTCTTGATAGTTGGCAACAAGCTACAAAAATTTACCACCAAATTAAAGATGTCGAAGGTGTTAGCGGGAGTTTAATTAATCAAAATTTCGCCTTGCAAAAACTAGGCTTATACTCTGAAGCTTGTAAAACAATTGTAGAAGCTCTAAGCTTGAATGATTGGATCTGTGACCCGATACCGTCAGAACCTACCAATGATAAAAGTTCACAATTTACAACAGCAATTCATCAGCTAAAATTAACACCAATAAATTTATTGGCACTACAGAGTTTAGGGCAAGTCTTACGCTTAATTGATAAGTTAGATGAATCTAAATTAGTTTTGGAAGAAACTTTATTACTATCTCAGCAGACATCATTAGAAAACGTTAGCGATATTTTGCTGTTATTAGGTAATACAAAACAGTCTATCTATCAACGCTCACGCAATGAATATAAGTGGATAGAGGAACCGATTTTTAGAGAAACGATTGTAAATCTTATTCCTCAAAAAGCACGAGAGTCACTTGATATCTATCAATTTTTAGAAAGCAAGGCAAACACTCCTGTAGTCAAACTACAAGCTCAACTGAACCGTTTAAACTTATTACTAGACTTTGATGAGTGGCTAACAGATAAACCTCAACTCATAGATACATATACAAAAATAAGTCAACAGATTCAACCTTTAATCAAGCTCATATTACAAAATCCTTCAGCCTTTTCTCAATTGTCGGATGAGCAGTCTATCCAAGCTAAACTAAATTTTGCTAATAATTTAAGTAAGATTCAAGAAAAATTGTTGCAGTCAGTAGCTGTTCAGTATGCTACATCTGCCTTGGAAACAGCTAAAAACATTAACAGTGAACGCTTAGAATCTGAAAGCTTGGGAACTTTAGGTAAATTAAATTCCGGAAAATCGCAAACATATTTTGAAAAAGCTCTAAGTTTAGCTCAGTCAGTTCATGCTTACGATATCGCCTATGAATGGCAGCAGCAGTTAGCGGATTTGTACCAAAAACAAGGTAAAACTGAAGCAGCGATTCAAGCTTATAGAGCAACTATTGAAAGCATTGCACAAATTAGTGATAACCTCTTATCTAGCAATCTAGACACACAGTTTTTCTTTTACGAAAAAGTAGAGCCTGTGTATCGTAATTATATGCGACTGCTGATAACGCAAAAATATCCTAATTTCGAGCGTCAAGTTATAAAAACTAACCAACAACTTCAAGTAGCACAGTTGGAGGATTATCTGAAGTGTGGCAAGCTTGATCTTGTGGCTTTAGATAAAATTGACAATCTCGCTAGTGCATCAGCAATTATTCACATTATTGACCTAGATGACACTATACAAGTATTTGCTCAGTTTCCGGATTCTTCTATTCATTATCATTCTGCCGACTCCAAAGTAGTCAAAAATCATGTCAATGCCTTACTTAATATTTTGCAAAATAATGACCTTGTTTCTAATAGCGAAAGTCTTATTATTCCACACTCTCAAGCACTTTACAAACAACTTATTGAACCTTTCAATAAATCTCTACCTTCTAATGGAACTTTAGTATTTGTTTTGGACAAATCTTTTCAAAGTTTACCAATGGGTATACTTCATAATGGAACAGATTATTTGTTTAAGCAATATAGCTCCTCAGAAACTTTGGGTTCTAGAGTTCGCCAACCTAAAGCTTTATCTCAAGAAAATTTAAATATTTTAACTGGTGGAATTTCTACATTCGCACCTAGCTTCTATGATCCTAATGCAACTCAAGGACTACAACCTCTCCCTGATGTCGAAATTGAAATAGCTGAGGTAATAAAACAAGCTAATTCTTCTGTAGGCTTGCTCAATAAAGAATTTAATACTAAACGTTTTATTCAAGAACTAAGCAAAGAAGACTTTGATATTCTTCACTTAACAACACATGCTCAATTTAGTTCTATCCCTAGAAGAACGGGATTTTTAACTTGGGATCAGTTAGTTAATGTTAATCAGTTTGGCACTTTGCTAAAAAATCAAGCTCAAATCCATCAAAATGCAATCGAACTTTTAGTGTTAAGTGCTTGCCAAACAGCTAAAGGCAATAAAATGTCAGCATTAGGAATTGCTGGTGTAGCCGCACAAGCGGGTGCAAGGAGTATAATAGCTACTCTGTGGCTCGTAGATTCTAAATCTAGCGTTATTCTAATGGATGAATTTTATAAAAATATTAAAAAAGGTGTTCCTAAGTCAGAAGCTCTAAGACTTGCACAAATCGCTTTGACGGCGATTCCTGAGTACAATAACCCTTATCATTGGGCCCCTTATCTGCTGGTAGGAAGCTGGTTGTAA